The Litchfieldia alkalitelluris genome has a window encoding:
- the fabF gene encoding beta-ketoacyl-ACP synthase II, protein MKKRVVVTGIGAVTPLGNDVQTTWDNIKRGVSGIAPITQINVENFLVKIAGEVKGFAPEQFMDMKEARRMGRFTQFAVAASKMAVEDSELQIGENVQAERVGVWIGSGIGGLGEFEEQHKRYLDKGPKRVSPFIIPMLIPDLASGRVSIELGAKGINNCSVTACASGANSIGDAFRVIQNGVADVMISGGTEAAITEMTIAGFTNMTALSTNSDPNTASRPFDRNRDGFVIAEGAGVVILEELEHAKNRGAKIYGELVGYGATGDAYHITTPAPNGEGGQRAMKLALEDAKLTVDQVEYINAHGTSTHYNDLNETSAIKEVFGDHAYKIPVSSTKSMTGHLLGAAGAIEAIFSLLSMKEGIVPPTINYETPDEELNLDYVPNNSREANVNTVLSNSFGFGGHNVSLVFKKFG, encoded by the coding sequence ATGAAAAAACGAGTAGTTGTAACAGGGATAGGGGCGGTGACTCCGTTAGGAAATGATGTTCAAACCACATGGGATAATATAAAAAGAGGCGTGTCAGGTATAGCTCCTATCACACAGATCAACGTGGAAAATTTTTTAGTTAAAATTGCAGGAGAGGTAAAAGGTTTTGCTCCAGAACAATTCATGGATATGAAAGAAGCAAGAAGAATGGGGCGTTTCACACAGTTTGCTGTTGCAGCCAGCAAGATGGCAGTAGAAGATTCCGAACTTCAAATAGGTGAGAACGTCCAAGCGGAACGTGTCGGAGTTTGGATTGGCTCTGGAATCGGAGGATTAGGTGAATTTGAAGAGCAGCATAAGCGTTATTTGGATAAAGGACCAAAACGAGTAAGTCCATTTATTATCCCAATGTTAATTCCTGACTTAGCCTCAGGACGTGTTTCAATTGAACTTGGTGCGAAAGGGATTAACAATTGTTCAGTTACTGCTTGTGCATCAGGTGCCAATTCCATTGGAGACGCATTCCGTGTAATCCAAAACGGTGTGGCAGATGTAATGATTTCCGGTGGAACCGAGGCAGCAATTACCGAAATGACAATCGCGGGGTTTACGAATATGACGGCACTTTCGACGAATTCAGACCCTAATACAGCAAGTCGTCCTTTCGATAGAAACCGAGATGGATTTGTGATAGCAGAAGGTGCTGGTGTTGTGATTTTAGAGGAACTTGAACATGCAAAGAATCGCGGTGCGAAAATTTACGGAGAACTAGTGGGGTACGGTGCAACCGGTGATGCCTACCACATCACAACACCTGCGCCAAATGGTGAAGGTGGTCAGCGTGCAATGAAACTAGCATTAGAGGACGCAAAACTAACGGTTGATCAAGTTGAATATATTAATGCGCATGGTACAAGTACGCATTATAATGACCTAAATGAAACATCCGCTATTAAAGAAGTGTTCGGAGATCATGCTTATAAAATTCCTGTTAGTTCAACCAAATCAATGACAGGGCATCTATTGGGAGCAGCGGGAGCAATTGAAGCCATCTTTTCCCTATTGTCTATGAAGGAAGGTATCGTTCCACCAACGATTAATTATGAAACACCAGATGAAGAATTAAATTTAGATTATGTTCCAAATAACTCTAGAGAAGCAAATGTTAACACAGTGTTGTCCAATTCATTTGGATTTGGTGGGCATAATGTTTCGTTAGTGTTTAAGAAGTTCGGGTAA
- a CDS encoding type 1 glutamine amidotransferase domain-containing protein yields MAKVLAVLSSGYKDKENSYETGWWGEELFAPMELLEKAGHQVDLASPLGGKPDVDKLSIGEEYDPKGTYKEIYESGKADETKKLSEINAKDYDVVLIVGGHGAMYDLAKDEDLHRIINTIYDEGGIVAAECHGPAPLIYAKRPNGESFIAGKKVTGYPDVWEPEGLLDILPFSLEQELKKISNYDIGDLEKTGHAVWTDEQIVTSRDPFSSELMGEELVKALQKRNK; encoded by the coding sequence ATGGCTAAAGTATTAGCAGTATTATCAAGTGGTTATAAGGATAAGGAGAATAGTTACGAAACCGGTTGGTGGGGCGAAGAATTATTTGCTCCTATGGAGCTTCTCGAAAAGGCAGGTCACCAAGTTGACTTAGCGTCTCCGCTTGGTGGTAAACCAGACGTTGATAAGCTGAGTATTGGTGAAGAGTATGACCCAAAAGGTACATATAAAGAAATATATGAATCAGGGAAAGCTGATGAAACAAAAAAGCTTTCAGAAATTAACGCAAAAGACTACGATGTAGTGCTTATTGTAGGAGGTCATGGAGCAATGTATGATCTTGCAAAAGATGAAGATCTACATCGAATTATTAATACAATTTATGATGAGGGTGGCATTGTTGCAGCAGAATGTCATGGTCCAGCGCCTCTTATTTATGCAAAACGACCAAATGGAGAAAGTTTTATTGCTGGAAAAAAAGTAACAGGGTATCCAGACGTTTGGGAGCCAGAAGGGTTATTAGACATCTTACCATTTAGTCTAGAACAAGAGTTGAAGAAAATTAGTAACTATGATATTGGAGATTTAGAAAAAACGGGTCATGCAGTGTGGACGGATGAGCAAATTGTAACAAGCAGAGATCCTTTTTCTTCTGAGCTAATGGGTGAAGAATTAGTTAAAGCTCTTCAAAAAAGAAATAAATAA
- a CDS encoding DUF4230 domain-containing protein yields MVKLKGEKKVDINREVEEKDEKIAQLERQLIELLEAQQQSAATIAVDYKSRSLAPPKGIFKSILKAGVSKIMLALVILSMLVVITLGGFQIFAGSTFKQESVTFVERVQELSTLATAEAHTKAVIHEEDNKIFGKDISIDLPGTKRVVLLVVPATVIAGVDLKGITSKDMVINEETKEIDITLPHAELIQDPSLQMDKIQAVDNSGIFRGDVKMNEGFDLAGKAQEQIRQDAISSGLLDTAEKNAEKVLKEFFKNIGYTVNVTFN; encoded by the coding sequence ATGGTAAAACTGAAAGGTGAGAAAAAAGTGGATATAAATAGGGAAGTTGAAGAAAAAGATGAAAAAATTGCCCAGCTAGAAAGACAATTAATAGAATTACTGGAAGCTCAACAGCAAAGTGCTGCAACTATTGCGGTAGATTATAAATCAAGATCTTTAGCTCCACCGAAAGGAATTTTCAAGTCCATTTTAAAAGCTGGTGTTTCGAAGATTATGTTGGCATTGGTAATCCTTTCTATGTTAGTCGTCATTACTTTAGGAGGATTTCAGATTTTTGCGGGCAGTACCTTCAAACAAGAGTCTGTCACGTTTGTTGAACGTGTTCAAGAGCTATCCACTTTGGCAACAGCTGAAGCTCATACGAAAGCGGTTATACATGAAGAGGACAACAAGATTTTCGGGAAAGACATCTCTATTGATCTACCAGGAACAAAAAGAGTAGTACTATTAGTTGTGCCTGCGACAGTCATTGCTGGTGTTGATTTGAAAGGGATTACGTCTAAGGATATGGTTATTAATGAAGAAACAAAAGAAATAGATATTACCCTTCCTCATGCAGAACTCATCCAGGATCCATCATTACAGATGGATAAAATACAAGCCGTTGACAATAGTGGTATTTTCCGTGGTGATGTTAAAATGAATGAGGGGTTTGACCTGGCCGGTAAGGCACAAGAGCAAATTCGTCAAGATGCCATCTCTAGTGGTTTACTAGATACTGCAGAGAAAAACGCAGAAAAAGTGTTAAAGGAATTTTTTAAGAATATTGGTTATACGGTAAATGTCACGTTTAACTAA
- a CDS encoding YkvA family protein — protein sequence MLKNPFKKKTDLEVVSSSTIDDVDKIEIEDELVDDLKDEEEKLKVEDINSHEEHFSEEKFWTKVQKFSKKAGTSVVYAVLLLYYTLQRPDVPLKVKATIVGALGYFILPLDIIPDLAVGVGYTDDLSVVIFALVQVALYVNDEIKMQAKNKLKDLFGENVDTTEIDNKLGR from the coding sequence ATGTTGAAAAATCCATTTAAGAAGAAAACAGATCTTGAGGTAGTATCCTCATCTACTATTGATGATGTTGACAAAATTGAAATTGAAGACGAACTAGTGGATGATTTAAAAGATGAAGAAGAAAAACTAAAAGTTGAAGATATAAACAGCCACGAAGAGCATTTCTCAGAGGAAAAATTTTGGACTAAGGTACAAAAATTCTCTAAAAAAGCTGGAACTTCTGTAGTCTACGCCGTTCTATTACTTTATTACACACTTCAAAGGCCAGATGTACCATTAAAAGTTAAAGCAACCATTGTTGGGGCTTTAGGTTATTTTATTTTGCCTCTAGATATTATACCTGACTTAGCAGTTGGTGTAGGATATACTGACGACTTAAGTGTTGTAATATTCGCCTTAGTTCAAGTAGCTTTATATGTGAATGATGAAATTAAAATGCAAGCCAAAAATAAACTAAAAGATTTATTTGGTGAGAATGTAGATACAACTGAGATTGATAATAAACTAGGTAGATAA
- a CDS encoding TOTE conflict system archaeo-eukaryotic primase domain-containing protein, with the protein MNENTELILNKVLVELEKYKEENEKLKNLLIQHNIQFEQEKPIMQSNKSEMIRQRINIFKNLFKGRTDVYSVRWESKSGRSGYMPACENEWVPNICEKPNIKCSACSHKKYLELTDKVLYEHLSGKKTIGVYPLLKDETCYFLALDFDKKSWKEDASAFYKTCKEYNVPSFIEISRSGNGCHIWIFFDQAIPAVKARKLGSCLLTKTMESRYQIGLDSYDRMFPNQDILPEGGFGNLIALPLQKVPREKGNSIFVDSNFEPINDQWGYLANIEKFNKTNVEQTISTLSDSSQGLPSINITLPKKITIELKIGVEIQKSSLPSSIAKELIELTSFSNPEYYKAQSRRLSTHGIPRVINCSYEDETNFIFPRGCFEDIISLFNKYSIENEIKDYRYKGNIIEADFTGTLFPEQQEAVDKLCEQDTGVLSATTGFGKTVVGAALIGERNVNTLVIVHRKQLMEQWKESLNAFLKLGEVNVGLIGGGKSKPSGCVDIATIQTLTSRNENMNLLKNYGQIIVDECHHISAFTFENVLKKSSAKYIHGLTATPTRKDGLHPIMRMQCGPIRYKVTAKRQSKVHTFDHQLIPRYTKFKSEFDEDNKTIQKIYGELSKSEKRNDLIFDDVLRALDEGRNPIILTERQEHVDLLESKLKGFAKNLIVLTGGVKKKDVNYRLKKLKEVPEDEERLIIATGKYIGEGFDDSRLDTLFLTMPVSWKGTLQQYIGRLHRSYENKEIVQVYDYVDSNEPILQRMFEKRKEGYKSLGYKINLDASYDQMKLF; encoded by the coding sequence ATGAACGAAAATACGGAACTTATACTTAATAAAGTATTAGTAGAGCTAGAAAAATATAAAGAAGAAAATGAGAAACTAAAAAACTTACTAATACAACATAATATTCAATTTGAGCAAGAGAAACCTATTATGCAAAGTAACAAATCTGAAATGATTAGACAACGTATTAATATATTTAAAAATCTATTCAAAGGCAGAACTGACGTTTACTCCGTTCGTTGGGAATCAAAAAGTGGTCGTTCTGGCTATATGCCTGCATGCGAAAATGAGTGGGTACCAAATATTTGTGAAAAACCAAATATTAAATGCAGTGCTTGTTCTCATAAAAAATACTTAGAACTAACTGATAAAGTATTATATGAGCATTTAAGTGGAAAGAAAACAATAGGAGTTTACCCATTATTAAAAGATGAAACTTGTTATTTTTTAGCACTTGATTTCGATAAGAAAAGTTGGAAAGAGGATGCTTCTGCCTTTTATAAAACTTGTAAAGAATATAACGTTCCTTCATTTATTGAAATATCTCGTTCAGGTAACGGATGTCACATTTGGATTTTCTTTGACCAAGCCATACCTGCAGTTAAAGCTAGAAAATTAGGAAGTTGCTTATTAACTAAAACGATGGAAAGTAGATACCAAATTGGGTTAGATTCATATGATCGTATGTTTCCTAATCAAGATATACTCCCAGAGGGTGGATTTGGAAATTTAATTGCCTTACCCTTACAAAAAGTACCCAGAGAAAAAGGGAATAGTATATTTGTTGATTCAAATTTCGAACCTATAAACGATCAATGGGGATATTTAGCAAATATCGAAAAATTCAACAAAACCAACGTTGAGCAGACCATAAGTACACTGTCTGATTCATCACAAGGGTTGCCCTCTATTAATATTACATTGCCGAAAAAGATAACCATTGAGTTAAAAATTGGTGTGGAGATCCAAAAATCAAGTCTCCCCTCTTCTATTGCTAAAGAATTAATTGAATTAACTAGTTTTAGCAATCCCGAATATTATAAGGCTCAATCTCGTCGTTTATCAACACATGGAATACCACGAGTGATTAATTGTTCTTATGAAGATGAAACAAACTTTATTTTTCCAAGAGGGTGTTTTGAAGATATAATAAGCCTTTTTAATAAATATTCTATTGAAAATGAAATTAAGGATTATCGTTATAAAGGGAACATAATAGAAGCAGATTTTACAGGGACACTTTTTCCTGAGCAACAAGAAGCAGTTGATAAGTTATGTGAACAGGATACTGGTGTCCTATCAGCTACTACTGGGTTTGGGAAAACAGTTGTAGGTGCCGCATTAATCGGGGAAAGAAACGTAAACACATTAGTAATTGTACACCGCAAGCAACTGATGGAACAATGGAAAGAATCCTTGAACGCTTTTCTTAAATTAGGTGAAGTAAATGTTGGTCTAATAGGTGGAGGAAAAAGTAAACCAAGTGGATGTGTAGATATCGCAACTATACAAACATTAACTTCAAGAAATGAAAACATGAATCTACTTAAAAATTATGGTCAAATCATAGTGGATGAATGTCACCATATATCTGCCTTTACTTTTGAAAATGTGTTAAAGAAATCTTCTGCAAAATACATTCATGGTTTAACAGCAACTCCTACAAGAAAAGATGGTCTACATCCAATAATGAGAATGCAGTGTGGACCAATTAGATATAAAGTAACTGCAAAAAGACAATCAAAGGTTCACACGTTTGATCACCAGTTGATACCACGGTATACCAAGTTTAAGAGTGAATTTGATGAAGATAATAAAACGATCCAAAAAATTTATGGTGAATTATCAAAAAGCGAAAAGCGAAATGACCTTATCTTTGATGATGTATTAAGAGCACTAGACGAAGGAAGAAATCCTATAATCCTTACTGAAAGACAAGAACATGTAGATTTATTAGAGAGTAAACTAAAAGGTTTTGCCAAAAATTTGATTGTGCTTACAGGTGGAGTAAAAAAGAAGGATGTGAATTATCGATTAAAGAAGCTAAAAGAAGTTCCAGAGGATGAAGAAAGACTAATTATTGCTACGGGAAAATATATTGGAGAAGGTTTTGATGACTCGCGACTTGATACATTATTTTTAACAATGCCAGTATCTTGGAAAGGAACTTTGCAGCAATATATTGGCCGTCTGCACAGATCTTATGAAAATAAAGAAATTGTTCAAGTATATGATTACGTTGACTCAAATGAACCCATACTTCAACGAATGTTTGAAAAGAGAAAAGAAGGTTATAAATCTCTTGGATACAAAATTAATCTTGACGCTTCATACGATCAGATGAAGTTATTTTAA
- a CDS encoding DUF420 domain-containing protein yields MNYDGKQIVKKKNYKPFIIITTILLNGVIFVLSGIPGVENFTAFDPTILPLINAILNSFTFLFLIGALIAIIKKNVKVHSRFIYAAFTTTALFLFTYTTYHYIAESTPFGGTGLIAYVYYFILITHILLAAIIVPLALTSVARAWNMENERHKKIARWTMPLWLYVSLTGVIIYVMISPYY; encoded by the coding sequence ATGAACTATGATGGGAAGCAAATAGTAAAGAAAAAAAATTACAAACCATTTATTATTATTACGACAATTTTGTTAAATGGGGTAATCTTTGTATTATCCGGGATACCAGGAGTAGAGAATTTCACAGCGTTTGACCCTACTATTCTACCTTTAATAAATGCCATTTTAAATAGCTTCACGTTTCTATTTCTTATTGGAGCGCTTATTGCCATTATTAAGAAAAATGTAAAGGTACACAGTCGCTTTATCTATGCTGCCTTTACTACTACAGCACTCTTTCTTTTCACCTACACGACGTATCATTATATAGCAGAATCAACACCATTCGGTGGTACAGGATTAATTGCCTATGTTTATTATTTTATCTTAATCACACATATTCTATTGGCAGCCATTATTGTTCCACTTGCATTAACCTCGGTCGCAAGAGCATGGAATATGGAAAATGAGCGTCACAAAAAAATTGCAAGGTGGACAATGCCTTTATGGTTATATGTAAGCTTAACAGGAGTAATTATTTACGTAATGATTTCACCATATTATTAA
- the ytvI gene encoding sporulation integral membrane protein YtvI produces the protein MWKRWSIILLCVLLVLFLIPYSLPFVFAFVTAIFLDGIIQWLAKSIRITRFQSVIVVFISYVFLLMLITYHFISIIAKQTVNLLETTPIFIEEFYINTLIPLIQDWEAYSENLPSDVLLLIQNKINDGINAIKLFSNEMIQNIFNLMTAIPGFLIEFLIYLIAVFLICLTLPQLKANIEKHLSTKTKEKVLLITKQLNHAGVGFIKAQIILSLLTFAMAFLGLLILKVPYLVILSLLIVIVDILPILGTGSVLVPWAIVAILQENHFLGIGLITLFLVITVVRRVIEPKIYSSSLGISPLASLISLYIGFQLIGILGVFLGPIVVIIFDTLKKANIIKLNFKI, from the coding sequence ATGTGGAAAAGATGGAGTATTATTTTATTGTGTGTATTACTTGTCCTATTTTTGATTCCGTATAGCTTACCCTTTGTTTTTGCTTTTGTAACCGCGATTTTTCTTGATGGAATCATTCAATGGTTGGCTAAAAGTATACGTATTACGAGGTTCCAGTCCGTTATTGTTGTTTTTATTAGTTATGTGTTTTTACTAATGCTAATTACGTACCATTTTATTTCAATCATTGCTAAGCAAACTGTAAACTTACTAGAAACAACACCTATTTTTATAGAAGAATTTTATATAAATACGCTTATCCCTTTAATACAGGATTGGGAAGCCTATTCTGAAAACTTACCAAGTGATGTACTTTTATTAATTCAGAATAAAATTAATGATGGTATCAATGCAATTAAGCTGTTTTCAAATGAAATGATCCAAAATATATTTAATCTTATGACTGCTATTCCTGGTTTCCTTATCGAGTTTTTAATTTATTTAATAGCCGTATTCTTAATTTGCCTCACTCTACCACAGTTAAAAGCGAATATTGAAAAACATTTATCGACAAAAACAAAAGAGAAGGTTCTTCTAATCACAAAACAATTAAACCATGCTGGGGTAGGCTTTATAAAAGCACAGATCATTTTAAGTTTACTTACGTTTGCTATGGCATTTTTGGGCTTGTTAATTTTAAAAGTCCCTTATCTAGTTATTCTATCTTTACTAATTGTGATAGTAGATATTTTGCCTATTCTCGGAACAGGGTCTGTTCTCGTTCCTTGGGCAATTGTCGCTATTTTACAAGAAAATCATTTTCTTGGCATTGGATTAATTACTCTATTTTTAGTAATTACTGTTGTTAGAAGAGTAATTGAACCCAAAATTTATTCATCTAGTTTAGGGATATCACCACTTGCATCATTAATAAGCCTGTATATTGGATTTCAATTAATTGGCATACTTGGGGTCTTTTTAGGGCCAATAGTTGTGATTATATTTGATACATTAAAGAAAGCGAATATCATTAAATTGAATTTTAAAATATAA
- a CDS encoding PepSY-associated TM helix domain-containing protein, with translation MEPSRIKSSNKLQKQSKSSLYNTFWRWHFYVGIIFAPFLFILAVTGGIYLFKPQIEHILYQEYYEINPQGDKVSASQQIQEVNRLYPEAFVTKYRPGESTSRSSEVTITSGGETFTIFVNPYTGKFIGELNNEDRIMNKIEEIHGELMAGTIGDRIVELAACWSIVLIVTGIYLWFPKKKLHVMGVLIPRFNKGQKILRRDLHAVPAFWIASGMFFLIITGLPWSGFWGNNFQAIITNSGLGYPPSTWLGSAPTSTINAEDIAEVPWAAEKLDVPKSALQGFIPLPIDDVVDIANREGMHPSYSINIPSNKEGVYTLSAHPPKAKDEATIHIDQYSGAVLADYRYENYGAVAQVVALGITLHKGTEFGLINQLFSLLICLGIIFVVCTGFYMWVKRKPRKEMGAPKAPSLRKQWPFLILLIGLGIVFPLVGLSIIVVWVFDWLFIQRIAILKRFFNA, from the coding sequence ATGGAACCATCTCGAATAAAATCATCAAATAAATTACAAAAACAATCAAAGTCCTCTCTTTATAATACTTTTTGGAGATGGCACTTTTATGTTGGAATTATTTTTGCCCCGTTTCTTTTTATTCTAGCTGTAACAGGTGGCATCTATTTATTTAAGCCACAAATTGAACATATTCTTTATCAAGAGTATTACGAGATTAACCCGCAAGGAGATAAAGTTTCTGCCTCCCAACAAATTCAAGAAGTAAACCGATTGTATCCGGAGGCATTTGTTACAAAATATCGCCCTGGAGAAAGTACCTCTCGTTCAAGTGAAGTTACGATCACTTCGGGTGGTGAAACATTCACCATATTTGTTAATCCATACACTGGGAAATTTATTGGTGAGTTAAATAATGAAGACAGAATCATGAATAAGATTGAAGAGATTCATGGTGAGTTAATGGCTGGTACTATTGGGGATCGTATCGTAGAGTTAGCGGCTTGTTGGTCAATTGTTCTGATCGTAACAGGAATCTATTTATGGTTTCCGAAAAAGAAACTGCATGTAATGGGTGTCCTTATTCCAAGATTTAATAAAGGACAGAAAATACTAAGAAGAGATTTGCATGCTGTCCCAGCATTTTGGATAGCATCGGGTATGTTTTTCCTTATCATCACAGGCTTACCATGGTCGGGTTTTTGGGGAAATAATTTTCAAGCAATAATAACAAACAGTGGTTTAGGCTATCCACCCTCTACATGGTTAGGAAGTGCGCCAACATCTACGATTAACGCAGAGGATATAGCCGAAGTTCCGTGGGCTGCAGAAAAACTGGATGTACCTAAATCAGCGCTTCAAGGATTCATCCCTCTACCTATAGATGATGTAGTGGATATTGCAAATCGTGAAGGAATGCACCCAAGCTATTCGATTAATATTCCAAGTAATAAAGAAGGAGTATATACATTATCTGCCCATCCGCCAAAAGCAAAGGACGAAGCCACGATTCATATTGACCAATATTCTGGCGCTGTTCTAGCAGACTATCGATATGAAAATTATGGAGCAGTTGCTCAGGTGGTAGCTTTGGGTATAACGCTGCATAAAGGTACTGAATTTGGATTAATTAATCAACTTTTCAGTTTACTAATCTGTTTAGGTATTATTTTTGTAGTCTGTACTGGTTTTTATATGTGGGTAAAACGTAAACCTAGAAAAGAAATGGGTGCACCAAAAGCTCCTAGCTTGAGGAAGCAATGGCCATTCCTGATTTTGTTAATTGGCTTAGGAATTGTGTTTCCTTTAGTAGGCCTATCGATAATTGTTGTCTGGGTATTTGACTGGCTCTTTATACAAAGAATTGCTATTTTAAAGAGGTTCTTCAATGCATAG
- a CDS encoding FixH family protein: MNKNVVVLFFLFFTIFLSACSLEPDVAQKYKQEKPLVADIVIPETFSFTDSSTFKVVLHQDGAVVNGADFVHFEMWNHDGSVNYGMEEVVEVGDGIYQISKAIKSDGLYYIMVHAGNNGSIIMPRKQFVVGELSESELEFLQNGTQMKEQSNGDHH; the protein is encoded by the coding sequence ATGAATAAAAATGTAGTTGTTTTGTTTTTCTTATTTTTTACTATATTCTTAAGTGCTTGCTCACTTGAACCAGATGTTGCTCAAAAATACAAACAAGAAAAACCGTTAGTCGCTGATATTGTAATACCAGAAACATTTTCATTTACGGATTCATCAACTTTTAAGGTTGTTCTTCATCAAGATGGTGCAGTGGTTAATGGTGCTGATTTTGTTCATTTTGAGATGTGGAATCATGATGGTTCGGTCAATTATGGTATGGAAGAAGTGGTTGAAGTGGGGGATGGAATCTATCAAATTAGTAAAGCAATTAAATCCGATGGCTTGTATTATATTATGGTACATGCTGGCAATAATGGTTCGATTATCATGCCTCGAAAACAATTTGTTGTAGGAGAACTTTCAGAAAGCGAGTTGGAGTTTTTGCAAAATGGTACACAAATGAAAGAACAGAGTAATGGAGATCATCATTAA
- a CDS encoding PQQ-dependent sugar dehydrogenase — translation MKKVTVRLRPLVRNINLPTVLKTAVLPGDTVERLFIATQVGEIFYIGTDGIRTFLDIRPRIIKLGSSGGYDERGLLGLAFHPQFSYNGLFYLHYSVAGTQGTGATSDSFKPNPCDISSLRLNWENRDTQYDHIDTVEEWVLQSNRQPQKRRTLLNLRRPFFNHNGFNSLNFSPETGKHVLTTGDGGSGYDPFNLSQDIMEIAGKILEIDVTMNTFINNPPAVSRFNELPSSIQETLTIMAKGVRNIPGISFQRYYNQYIKYVGNVGQDLVESIFTFVHYKPIPVKKITQASSIKSELEGLINFGWRGWEGALPTSTISECPSNSNLDEKSISFYEEAIITSFNRLPPLTSYFHKDPRPDKFGGTALTGVQPYMGSKIPHLTGSIVFTDLSKKKESGSPARGALAYTRVRLDGQLNDFGVIEPNYDFGSQSAYYVSLGTNLPQTSLYLGVYNSMKVIDFHQGTVFEIVQ, via the coding sequence TTGAAAAAAGTTACGGTGAGGTTAAGGCCCCTTGTTAGAAATATTAATTTGCCAACTGTATTGAAAACAGCTGTCCTCCCCGGGGATACAGTGGAGAGATTATTTATTGCAACACAGGTAGGTGAAATTTTTTATATCGGCACCGACGGGATAAGGACATTTTTAGATATTCGTCCTCGAATTATCAAACTTGGTTCTTCTGGTGGATACGATGAACGCGGTTTGCTAGGACTAGCGTTTCATCCTCAATTTTCTTATAACGGTCTATTTTATCTTCATTATTCCGTAGCTGGGACACAAGGTACGGGTGCTACCAGTGATTCGTTTAAGCCAAATCCCTGTGATATCAGTAGTTTAAGGCTAAATTGGGAAAACAGAGACACTCAATATGACCATATCGATACGGTTGAAGAATGGGTTTTGCAATCCAATCGACAACCTCAAAAACGTCGAACATTACTTAATTTAAGAAGACCATTTTTCAATCATAATGGTTTCAATAGCTTGAACTTTTCACCCGAAACGGGAAAACATGTCCTAACAACTGGTGATGGTGGGTCTGGGTATGATCCATTTAATTTAAGCCAGGACATCATGGAAATAGCAGGGAAAATACTAGAAATTGACGTGACCATGAATACATTTATTAATAATCCACCTGCAGTTTCTCGTTTTAATGAACTTCCATCTTCTATTCAAGAAACGCTTACGATAATGGCAAAAGGTGTTAGGAATATACCAGGTATCTCTTTTCAAAGGTATTATAATCAGTATATTAAATATGTGGGAAATGTTGGACAGGATTTGGTAGAGTCCATATTTACTTTTGTTCACTACAAGCCAATACCTGTCAAGAAGATTACTCAAGCTTCTTCAATAAAATCAGAACTTGAGGGACTGATTAACTTTGGATGGCGAGGTTGGGAAGGTGCTTTGCCTACTTCAACTATAAGTGAATGCCCATCAAATTCTAATTTAGATGAAAAGTCGATTTCTTTTTACGAAGAAGCAATAATCACTTCATTCAATCGTCTTCCTCCTTTAACAAGTTATTTCCATAAAGATCCACGTCCAGATAAATTTGGAGGAACTGCGCTTACAGGAGTACAGCCATATATGGGTAGTAAAATCCCTCATTTAACGGGAAGCATTGTCTTTACAGATTTGTCCAAGAAGAAAGAATCTGGGTCTCCTGCGAGAGGTGCCTTAGCTTATACTAGGGTAAGATTGGATGGTCAACTTAATGATTTTGGAGTAATTGAACCGAATTACGATTTTGGCTCCCAATCAGCTTATTATGTTAGTTTAGGAACAAATTTGCCCCAAACTAGTCTTTATTTAGGGGTATATAATTCCATGAAAGTGATAGATTTTCACCAAGGAACAGTATTTGAAATTGTCCAATGA